In Vigna unguiculata cultivar IT97K-499-35 chromosome 3, ASM411807v1, whole genome shotgun sequence, a single genomic region encodes these proteins:
- the LOC114179844 gene encoding SUMO-activating enzyme subunit 1A-like isoform X2: MEGDGEELTAQETALYDRQIRVWGADAQRRLSKAHVLVYGMKGTVAEFCKNIVLAGVGSLTLVDDRVATEEALSSNFLIPPVEDVYGGKTLAELCCNSLKDFNPMVRVSVDKGDLSSFGVEFFSKFDVVVVSCCSLSAKKLANDKCRKLSKRVAFYAVDCRDSCGEVFVDLQDYKYSKKKQDETVECDLKYPSFEDALSVPWRSLPKRMSKLYFAMRVIEKFEESEGRSAGEVSIADLSAVLKLKKDLCTAQSLNESHVPDTLLERLVTNATEFPPVCALIGGILGQEVIKAISGKGDPLKNFFFFDVFDGKGIIEDISAN, from the exons ATGGAGGGCGACGGCGAGGAGTTGACGGCGCAGGAGACTGCTTTGTATGACCGCCAAATTAGGGTTTGGGGAGCCGATGCTCAAAGAAg ATTAAGCAAAGCTCATGTCTTGGTCTATGGAATGAAAGGAACTGTAGCTGAG TTTTGCAAGAATATTGTTCTTGCTGGAGTGGGTAGTCTGACTTTAGTAGATGATCGGGTTGCCACTGAGGAGGCACTTTCCTCAAATTTTCTCATCCCTCCTGTCGAGGATGTGTATGGTGGAAAGACCCTTGCCGAGCTTTGTTGTAACTCTCTTAAAGATTTCAATCCTATGGTTCGTGTTTCAGTTGACAAAG GGGATTTGTCAAGCTTTGGTGTTGAATTCTTCAGCAAGTTCGATGTTGTGGTCGTCAGTTGTTGCTCACTTTCAGCCAAA AAACTGGCTAATGACAAATGCAGAAAGCTATCAAAACGTGTAGCATTTTATGCTGTTGACTGTAGGGATTCTTGTGGTGAAGTTTTTGTTGATTTGCAGgattataaatattcaaag AAAAAACAGGATGAAACCGTTGAATGCGATTTGAAATATCCTTCTTTTGAG GATGCATTGTCAGTACCTTGGAGGTCACTTCCCAAGAGAATGTCAAAGCTATACTTTGCAATGAGAG TAATTGAAAAGTTTGAAGAGTCCGAAGGACGTAGTGCTGGGGAAGTTTCAATTGCAGATCTTTCTGCTGTTCTCAAGCTGAAAAAGGACCTATGCACCGCACAA TCTCTCAATGAATCTCATGTGCCTGACACTCTTTTAGAAAGATTGGTGACAAATGCAACAGAATTTCCTCCTGTTTGTGCTCTTATAGGGGGAATTCTTGGACAG GAGGTTATCAAAGCAATTTCTGGAAAAGGAGATCCCCTaaagaattttttcttttttgatgtTTTCGATGGGAAGGGCATTATAGAAGACATATCTGCGAATTGA
- the LOC114179844 gene encoding SUMO-activating enzyme subunit 1A-like isoform X1: MEGDGEELTAQETALYDRQIRVWGADAQRRLSKAHVLVYGMKGTVAEFCKNIVLAGVGSLTLVDDRVATEEALSSNFLIPPVEDVYGGKTLAELCCNSLKDFNPMVRVSVDKGDLSSFGVEFFSKFDVVVVSCCSLSAKVKLANDKCRKLSKRVAFYAVDCRDSCGEVFVDLQDYKYSKKKQDETVECDLKYPSFEDALSVPWRSLPKRMSKLYFAMRVIEKFEESEGRSAGEVSIADLSAVLKLKKDLCTAQSLNESHVPDTLLERLVTNATEFPPVCALIGGILGQEVIKAISGKGDPLKNFFFFDVFDGKGIIEDISAN; this comes from the exons ATGGAGGGCGACGGCGAGGAGTTGACGGCGCAGGAGACTGCTTTGTATGACCGCCAAATTAGGGTTTGGGGAGCCGATGCTCAAAGAAg ATTAAGCAAAGCTCATGTCTTGGTCTATGGAATGAAAGGAACTGTAGCTGAG TTTTGCAAGAATATTGTTCTTGCTGGAGTGGGTAGTCTGACTTTAGTAGATGATCGGGTTGCCACTGAGGAGGCACTTTCCTCAAATTTTCTCATCCCTCCTGTCGAGGATGTGTATGGTGGAAAGACCCTTGCCGAGCTTTGTTGTAACTCTCTTAAAGATTTCAATCCTATGGTTCGTGTTTCAGTTGACAAAG GGGATTTGTCAAGCTTTGGTGTTGAATTCTTCAGCAAGTTCGATGTTGTGGTCGTCAGTTGTTGCTCACTTTCAGCCAAAGTA AAACTGGCTAATGACAAATGCAGAAAGCTATCAAAACGTGTAGCATTTTATGCTGTTGACTGTAGGGATTCTTGTGGTGAAGTTTTTGTTGATTTGCAGgattataaatattcaaag AAAAAACAGGATGAAACCGTTGAATGCGATTTGAAATATCCTTCTTTTGAG GATGCATTGTCAGTACCTTGGAGGTCACTTCCCAAGAGAATGTCAAAGCTATACTTTGCAATGAGAG TAATTGAAAAGTTTGAAGAGTCCGAAGGACGTAGTGCTGGGGAAGTTTCAATTGCAGATCTTTCTGCTGTTCTCAAGCTGAAAAAGGACCTATGCACCGCACAA TCTCTCAATGAATCTCATGTGCCTGACACTCTTTTAGAAAGATTGGTGACAAATGCAACAGAATTTCCTCCTGTTTGTGCTCTTATAGGGGGAATTCTTGGACAG GAGGTTATCAAAGCAATTTCTGGAAAAGGAGATCCCCTaaagaattttttcttttttgatgtTTTCGATGGGAAGGGCATTATAGAAGACATATCTGCGAATTGA
- the LOC114179218 gene encoding probable WRKY transcription factor 75: MDKNISSSSSSSSSSSSSSSSYFKLGDHHVKPSQKVGEQIKQRRFAFQTRSQVDILDDGYRWRKYGEKSVKNNKFPRSYYRCSYRGCNVKKQIQRHSKDEEIVVTTYEGTHSHPVEKTSESFEQILRNHHIYSLTP; encoded by the exons atgGACAAAAATatctcatcttcatcttcatcttcatcttcatcttcatcttcttcttcttcttacttTAAACTTGGTGATCATCACGTTAAGCCATCCCAGAAAGTTGGAGAACAAATCAAACAACGCAGATTTGCATTTCAAACAAGGAGTCAGGTTGATATACTCGATGATGGATATCGTTGGAGAAAGTATGGAGAAAAGTCCGTCAAAAACAATAAATTCCCTAG AAGCTACTACAGATGTTCATATCGAGGTTGCAATGTGAAGAAACAAATCCAACGGCATAGCAAAGACGAAGAGATTGTGGTAACAACCTATGAAGGCACACATTCTCATCCTGTGGAGAAGACAAGTGAAAGTTTCGAGCAGATACTCAGAAATCATCACATATATAGTCTCACTCCATAA
- the LOC114179314 gene encoding tubulin-folding cofactor B-like — MASSIELHGEDSVVLRVTHSNLKTFNADVRFSLQLTVEGVKDKLWKKCGTSVNSMHLELYEDARNDKIADLSDNSKPLGFYSPLNGFRLHVVDLDPTSISSGGWLEDTSLVEKYEISDEAYNKRQDTFRKYKEKITSHVHATEEAKISDTSMEELCANIKVGSRCEVEHGAKRGVVKFVGRAESLGHGFWVGVQYDEPLGKHDGMVKGVRYFQCPPNHGGIVRPDKVKVGDYPERDPFEEDEI, encoded by the exons ATGGCGTCGAGCATCGAACTCCATGGGGAGGACTCGGTGGTGTTGCGGGTCACTCATTCCAATCTGAAAACCTTCAACGCCGATGTCCGCTTCTCGCTTCAG CTCACGGTGGAAGGCGTGAAGGATAAGCTGTGGAAAAAATGCGGCACTTCTGTCAATTCCATGCACCTTGAGCTCTACGAGGATGCTCGCAATGACAAAATCGCCGATCTCTCTGATAATTCCAAACCCCTTGGCTTCTATTCCCCTCTTAATGG GTTTCGTTTGCATGTTGTGGATCTTGACCCAACTTCCATCTCTTCTGGTGGTTGGCTTGAAGATACTTCGTTGGTCGAAAAATACGAAATTTCCGATGAAGCCTACAATAAGCGACAAG ACACCTTCagaaaatataaagagaaaattacTTCCCATGTTCATGCGACTGAGGAGGCAAAG ATATCAGACACCAGTATGGAAGAGCTCTGTGCTAATATCAAG GTAGGATCCAGATGTGAAGTTGAACATGGGGCAAAAAGAGGTGTTGTAAAATTTGTGGGTCGGGCAGAATCACTGGGTCATGGTTTCTGGGTCGGAGTACAATATGACGAACCCTTGGGCAAACATGATGGCAT GGTTAAAGGAGTACGCTACTTTCAATGTCCTCCGAATCATGGTGGAATAGTTAGACCAGACAAAGTGAAG GTTGGTGACTACCCTGAACGAGATCCCTTTGAAGAAGATGAAATATGA
- the LOC114175925 gene encoding heavy metal-associated isoprenylated plant protein 7-like, which produces MGEEEKKPEETKVEEKKAEEPKEEKKPEQDKKAEESKDEKESKEEESPAPPPEIVLRVFMHCEGCARKVRRSLKGFPGVEDILTDCKSHKVVVKGEKADPLKVLERVQRKSHRKVELLSPIPKPPAEEEKKPEEEEKPKPEEKKEEPQVITVVLKVHMHCEACSQEIKRRIERMKGVESVETDLKSSEVSVKGVLEAEKLVEQVSKRTGKHAVIVKVEREKKEEEAKEEGKGEEGEKKEKENGEGEEKKEKKEGEGEGEGEGKGKGEEGGTEENTVVELKKSEYYYNPPRYGMELYAYPGPAYPPQIFSDENPNACSVM; this is translated from the exons ATGGGCGAG gAAGAGAAAAAACCAGAGGAAACCAAAGTGGAGGAGAAAAAAGCAGAGGAACCCAAGGAGGAGAAGAAACCCGAGCAAGACAAAAAAGCAGAGGAGTCAAAAGATGAGAAGGAATCCAAGGAGGAGGAATCTCCGGCGCCGCCGCCAGAAATCGTGCTTAGAGTCTTCATGCATTGCGAGGGTTGTGCTCGCAAGGTTCGCCGCTCCCTCAAAGGATTCCCAG GGGTGGAAGATATCCTCACGGATTGCAAGTCTCACAAGGTGGTGGTGAAAGGCGAAAAGGCGGATCCGCTGAAGGTTCTAGAAAGAGTACAGAGGAAGAGCCACAGAAAGGTGGAGCTCCTCTCTCCGATCCCAAAACCGCCggcagaagaagagaaaaagccCGAAGAGGAAGAGAAGCCCAAACCagaggagaagaaagaagag CCTCAGGTTATTACGGTGGTTCTGAAAGTCCACATGCATTGTGAAGCTTGCTCCCAGGAGATCAAGAGACGCATAGAGAGAATGAAAG GGGTGGAGTCAGTGGAAACAGATCTGAAGAGTTCAGAGGTGAGCGTGAAGGGGGTGTTGGAGGCAGAGAAGCTGGTGGAGCAGGTGTCGAAGAGGACGGGGAAGCATGCAGTGATAGTGAAAGtggagagagagaagaaggaggaggaagCAAAAGAAGAGGGTAAAGGAGAGGAAGgtgagaagaaggagaaggaaaatggtgaaggagaagagaagaaggagaagaaagaaggagagggtgaaggtgaaggtgaagggaaagggaaaggagaagaaggaggcACAGAAGAAAACACAGTGGTGGAGCTGAAAAAGAGTGAGTATTATTACAACCCTCCAAGGTATGGCATGGAGTTGTATGCATACCCTGGACCAGCTTACCCTCCCCAGATCTTCAGCGATGAGAATCCCAATGCCTGTTCTGTGATGTAA